The window TTCTAGAATATAGAAATGATCTGAAGCATGGTCACTCTAAAACTCTTCCTTCGCAAATTTACAACATGAAATCATTGTAATGTGAAATCTTTAACTACGAAGCTGATGTGAGGCATTTGTTTAGTAAAACATTGTATCTGtatgaaacatttaaatttttttaatctaTAAACAATCTACGGACCTTTGTGTCACTTATTAAGGTACAAATACTTTAAAACTGAATTTGCACTATAATTTACGAAAGAACTGTATTTTATGCAACTAGCTAAATAAAAATCTCTATCTGATTCTACtgtgtgtaatttatttatttattttacacgtccAGTTCTGTAGGGTCAAATTGAGGAgccaatctccaaggtcatggaacgtgttagtacatgaGTCTACAACGTAAAGgtaataacagatgaaatgaaatgtttatgaacccaaaaaaagactaACCATAAATTTATGCACACGCAATCAACAAAATAACACAGTAATCGGTTTAATATTTCAacgaacttctcgacagaataggattgacccatgaggaaactcttcagttttaatttgaaaaCCCGGggtttactgctaagattttagaattcttgtggtagcatgttgaaaatggatgcagttttATACTGTACATCGTATTGCACGATAGCCAATAAAGTACGGTCCAAATGCTGATTCCGTTTCTACCTaacattaactgagtgaaagctgctaattcttcggAAAAATCGGATATTGTTAACAGTaaccgacagtaaagaatatatatattgagggaCCAATATCAgcatacccagactagtgaatagGGGtaaacaagaggttcgcgaacgttACCACTTATTGCCGGAaacgccagtttctgagccaaagataTTCACTGAGTATAGGAAGGGCTACAGCAAAGTATAGTAATATACCagataagcgaatgaaaatgagcgaagtagactacttttcatgcagAACCAtctcttacttcagataccattcgaatagtaacaaCGGCAGCATTAagactttgaacaagatcctgaacgttggCTCTCCACAATAGTTTACTAACTACTTGAAAAACaataaatttgaactgtttagcTTCAATAATCATATGCCCAGTCAGTGAAATTCAAACgacgggttttgttgaattatttGTTAGAAAATAtaagaactgagtcttactgtgattgagcgttagtttattttctacaagctattaACTTAATTTAAGAACTGTACTAATTGAAAAAGTTTGAATGTTGCACACAATGTCCTttcctaccaagctagtgtcatcaacaaacagaaatatcttaGAATCACATGCAATATGTGAGGGTGTATCATTTACGTGAATAACGAACCGGAGTGGCCCTACCACTGATCCTTGGGGGATCTCCCATGTTACTGTTCCCCACTCTGACCACACataatagccattctcaacactatgGATAATGATCTTTTGCTTTCTGTTGTTAAGGTAAGAGCTGATCCAATTATGAGCTTCTCCCTGTTTTCCATAATAGTCCAATTGCTGAAACAATGTGTTGTGATCAACACAttaaaatgccttagttaaataaaacatAGGATGATTAGCgcccgaaaccttttgtttaatccatccagtagctcacagaggaaagagaatatagcattttcagttgttaaatcatttcTAAAACCGTACTCTACATGTGATAGTAAATtatacaaaataaaatgttcatttatCTTTACGTACactgccttttcaataactttgttAAACATTGGTGGCGTATAAATCGGTCTAAGATGGTCTCCAtaatccttttctccctttttgtaaAATGGCTTTACTTTTGAGTATTTTAATAGTTCGGTAAACTGACAATTCTTAACCGAagaattacaaatatgactaagtaCAGGGTTAACatctacagtacagtactttaatattctgctaggtactccatcatatccatgagagtccttagtctttagtgatgTCATTATTAACTCCGTTTCCCCCTGGTCAGTATCACAGAtcaatatttcagacattagtctccGAAAGGCATTTTGCGAaacagttatatgattccctgtagaatctAAGTTGTTATTTAATTCACCATGCTCTGTATTTCTTATGATGTGTACACGTAACATGTGTACCAAGTAATGTTATGTACCGAAATACTTTGATGGGTGAAAATATGTACCAAGGCCTTTACCTTAACGTTGGTGGAAGAGTTGAAGGTATTCGGGGTTTCGTATGCCTTCAAGGGTTTGAGATGGCCATGTATTATAACTTTCAGTTTAATCCTATTTTGTATGTATGAACTGTTTGTGAAGTATATTAGTAAACGATGCACCTGTGCTCTTACGTTAAATTTACGCATTTACGTGGGTGAATCGACTCCTAAAACTTCGTATGTAATCGCTGAACTAGTTTCGTTCGTCTGCTATTTTTTACTTCAGTTATATTATTATATGTTATAAGTTTTGTCTTTCATTGCCTCGCTCTCGTAAGATACGGAGGCCATTCTGCTGTGCTCATTGTGAAGATTGCCATGAAACGGTAATTGGGTTGTCTTAATATAGCATTAACATATGTCATTTTTCCTATTGCTTCTAACAAAAACCATGTCACTtttacatgtgtttttttttttaatttgtatgatATCTTTTCAAAGGATTACAGCTGAAACAGAGGCATCGACGTCACATTTTTAGTGGACGTTAATGATCGACGACTTTTCGTGGCCGCGCCGTGTGGCCAAACGCTTTGAGATGCCATGCATGGACTGCGCGCCCCCTACCGCttaaggttcgaatcctcccgtgGCCATGGGTGTcagttgtacttagcgtaagttagttggaaagtctatggaccgatgaccttagcagtttggtcccttagatttGAACTTTTCGTGTTGTCATTTCTTTTCATTGGATCTTACGTTATACGTCCCTGAGGTACTTGAGCCGGTAATTTTATTTGTATCTTGCAAGATATTCACGCAATCAATGCAAAGAATTATTCAGTCATTCGTCTACTAACAATGTTGTCGTTGTGCAGCCTACACCAGTCGGAGGCAAGCCCTACTAACAATTAAAAGTTTTGGTGGTGGTTAATTTCCCTGATGTTACATTCTCAGCTACTCGCATGTATTGGAGACGACAATACGCACAACATCCATATGGTGAGACGTACCTTTTTTTCTTTGAATTTATATTAAATCATTAAAACTACTGTTTTTGAATCTGTTTATAGAGTTTAACGTGTCAAGAGGTCAATATGACAAAACAGTATGTGACATTATTTGAAAAACTAACACAGTAATTCATGATGTTGCTTTTAAAATGTTACTGATTTCACGGAGATGATTGTATTTCTGGATTGTCGCATTAGTTGGCTTTTATATGGGTTTGCAGATGTCGTGGAACCAAGTAAGTTATTAAAACTTATCATTCTGTAAACAAATGCTTTATAAATGTTTTACTAACTGCTGCTACATTGATGACAATTTTAGATTTTGATGTGTTAATGTATGGAACATTCGATACTATATTCTAGGTACACTTCAAACCGATAAGGAAACTGAAGCGCATTTGTTAAACATAATTTTAGTTTGTAGTCAAGACACACTCCGATGTGAAAATTGAAGAGTATTTGCAGAAGTAGTATATTGATCCCAAATTGTATCTAATTTCTATTCCACCTTCACAGAAAGAAACGTCATATACTACCATTGTAAAAATGTGGAAAAACATATTTCAAACAGCACATACTTTATTAACCTCTTTGTTTTTTGTATGCAACTTCTCCAGAGTAAGGAGCGTTTGAGAAGAAATATCGCTCCTGAGCAAAGTTTGATAAGAATGATTAACATCCATCTACTGTGAGGTTACCTGCAATAGTGTCAATCCAGTCTAGATAGTGGTATATAGTAGTGAACACAAGTCGGTCGTCTAATGTGCCAGTGCACTGTCCACGCGACACGATGCCGTGCTGTATTCCGTCGACTAGAAACGGTCCCCCGCTGTCACCTGCGCATGCGTCATTCCCTTCTTCTGCAGGGCGCGCACAGTAGAATATATCTGGGTTAGCCTCAATGTCGAAGTCGGCCGCATATTTGCACTCCGATATGGCCACCATTTGCATGGTCGTCTTCCTCATTTGCTGTGGGCTGTCGTCGTAGCCAGATTGCTTGCCCCATCCGACAATCGTCCCCGGGACGTAGGCAACTAAATATGTTTTACCCAGCGTCACCACCTGTTGGCATCAGAAGCGATAGTAATTAGTCTTCGGAACATCTAACAAATTGTCAAAACCGCAATAAGTTCCACGTAAAAACAAGACGAGTTTTACTGCTGCTGATGCAACCGATGGTTTGCAAGCAGTATAATCTGAAATTAGACAAGTATACGAGACTTAAAGATTCGAAACAGAGTTGTCACTTAGTTACCAATTAACACCACCTACCAGCAACGTGTACATTTTCTATTTCATAAAACGATGGATACTCACGGTAACAGCACCAACTAGCAGATGCATGAACATGTTGATAAAATAGCTAATTCTGTTTTAGTGTTTCACCACACCACTACACATAAAGAAGCTCCAGTGCAACTCACTTAATGCATATACATAGAaagcaaaaattttatttacacTTTTAATTCCTTGTATCAGTGAGAAATATTGTTTATCCACGATATTTACACCCTCCTGTGAAAATACAAGACAACAAATGTTTACATTCCAATACTTATTATTGTTTACTGACGTCACACACCGTCAGTCATTGCAATGAAACGGATTTACAAGTTTTGTTTGCATTTCATATCTAAGATAACATAATTGCAAAAGATAGTGATTTGTAATTCCTACTTAGGCCATTTTACCTCTCATAGGACTGATTTTAAATACCGTCAATAACTGTAAAGCTATTACGGAAACTACGGCCATCCAAACGCAGCAGTATGTGTTGTTTGGCATCCAGCCTGCTATAAGGCTAGGTAATGGGTGGcgcaccaattgtttctttcacaatttacgacgcacattagatatcccgctaggatctctacagcagtaccagcagagctttgaaaaacaaatgagttaggaAATGACGTATAATTCACGATGCTGCCGCTGGGAGACTAGCATGGAGCAATGTcttacaatggaagactgacgacacagctacGCTcggaaattgttttattttttcatgaaacgaaaagccttgttgtgactcagaggcgttttcgacagcagtttaacacacgatgggtcccttgcaagaaaaccatccacaggttgtacgataaattggtacaggaaggaacagtattggaagggaagcgacctcggcctagacctgtttgttcgccggagaatattgaagcggtgcgAGTTGctctacagagaagtcccgggaaatcgtgtagaaaggcagcagtgcaactaggAAAATCCAGACACTCTGTTCAACGCATTATTAAAAgttacctccatatgtacccatacaatatgacctgtgcacagaagctcactgaagaacacaaccaGTAGACaccactgtttgctcagtgggcggaggatagggaacaaactctcaacaacgtttggtactcagacgaggcgcattttcatttagacggtgtggttaacaaactaattgtacgcttttgggccactgaaaacccacaagtgctttatGAACAACAACAGTATGCTACAAGGATTACggcatgggcagcaatttccagtcactgacttattggaccctttttctttgaagaaactgtgaacagcgagcgttatttgagcatgcttcgcaatagattCATTCCACAGCTCCTTGTAACTGCCTTGTCCTTCAacgcgcagtggttcatgcaagatggagcaaggtcacatactgcaaacactgtgttggagtttttacacgagcatttcgacatgcgtatcatttcactcaggtttcctggtcgtttcaatgacggacaaaattagccccccaatagtccagacctcaatcaatgtggcttttttctttgggggttccTAAAGGAAAAGAAAATCCCGAAACGTCCACGCTCAGAAGACTAATTCTTCAAGTTTTCAGTGAAATTAGGgacgacatgtgccgtagggtaatcaccaaCTTCAGTGTCAGTTTGAGGGaagttaggaaacaaaatggtggacatattgagcatgtgctgacttagaacaaatctccatggacggctcttcattgtagtatatgttccttacagattgtattgacaataaagtttatattcaaaaacaaaatggtaacacatttcgtgcggcaCCCTGTAGTTTACCACCAATCCGAAAACTGGGTGTGAGCCATAGGGATCTTTTACTGGGCAATGAGCATCCGAGCATTGGTACCTAGTGAgggagtgaaagagaaagagaggaatGGCAGACGTGAGCTGCGATAGACGTTTGGTCCACGAATATAGAGACAGATTTTATTAGTTAAATTACGATGGTTGGTGGTGAGCTGCATAAAATAGATAAGCATCTGAAATAAATGAAAGTAGAGGTTGGTTTCACCAACTGCTAT is drawn from Schistocerca gregaria isolate iqSchGreg1 chromosome 3, iqSchGreg1.2, whole genome shotgun sequence and contains these coding sequences:
- the LOC126355854 gene encoding trypsin delta-like, with the translated sequence MLRAEQLVWLSTFLHLTVCFRPQRIMGGEETTIDDFPFMVGYERWCWMECGATIVRDDYAMTAAQCVRGNEKGGEITLRVGTSYRESGGYVVTATDLVTHPGRRAHDIALIRSERVFPMGKKVKVVTLGKTYLVAYVPGTIVGWGKQSGYDDSPQQMRKTTMQMVAISECKYAADFDIEANPDIFYCARPAEEGNDACAGDSGGPFLVDGIQHGIVSRGQCTGTLDDRLVFTTIYHYLDWIDTIAGNLTVDGC